A region of Mesorhizobium sp. AR02 DNA encodes the following proteins:
- a CDS encoding 16S rRNA (uracil(1498)-N(3))-methyltransferase gives MRANYKMQRLFVPDDLGPDVEFDADQQQSHYLMHVLRLGEGAEILLFNGRDGEWSAAIAAKSKKAVKLRVLASQRPQPPLPDLIYCFAPLKQGRLDYLVQKAVEMGAGILQPVITQHTQVAKPSIDRLRSNVVEAAEQCGILAVPEVREAEKFERLLTGWDKERRLIFCDEDASTNNPLTALQAVKEKKLGLLVGPEGGFSDDERKMLRALPFVTAIPLGPRILRADTAAVAALAVIQATVGDW, from the coding sequence ATGCGCGCCAATTACAAGATGCAACGCCTGTTCGTGCCTGACGACCTCGGGCCGGATGTCGAGTTCGATGCCGACCAGCAGCAGAGCCATTATCTGATGCATGTGCTGCGGCTTGGCGAAGGTGCCGAGATCCTGCTGTTCAATGGCCGCGACGGCGAATGGTCGGCGGCCATCGCGGCGAAGTCGAAGAAAGCGGTCAAACTCAGGGTTCTGGCATCGCAGCGGCCGCAGCCGCCCCTGCCCGACCTCATCTATTGTTTCGCGCCGCTGAAGCAAGGCCGGCTCGACTATCTCGTGCAGAAGGCGGTCGAGATGGGCGCCGGCATCCTGCAGCCGGTCATCACCCAGCACACGCAAGTGGCCAAGCCGTCCATCGATCGACTGCGTTCCAATGTCGTCGAGGCCGCCGAACAATGCGGCATCCTGGCGGTGCCGGAGGTGCGCGAGGCGGAAAAGTTCGAACGCCTGCTGACCGGCTGGGACAAGGAACGGCGGCTGATTTTCTGCGACGAGGACGCCTCGACCAACAATCCGTTGACCGCGCTGCAGGCGGTAAAGGAGAAGAAGCTCGGGCTGCTGGTTGGGCCGGAGGGCGGCTTTTCCGACGACGAGCGCAAGATGCTGCGCGCCCTGCCCTTCGTCACCGCCATTCCGCTCGGACCACGCATCCTGCGCGCCGACACGGCGGCCGTTGCGGCACTTGCGGTGATCCAGGCAACTGTCGGAGACTGGTAA